One Pseudomonas sp. B21_DOA genomic window, CCAAGTTCCTCTGGGCCGACGTGATCATTTATCAGATGCCGGGCTGGTGGATGGGCGCGCCGTGGACGGTGAAAAAGTACATCGACGAAGTCTTCACCGAAGGCCACGGCAGCCTCTACGCCAGCGACGGCCGCACCCGTTCCGATGCTTCGCAGAAGTACGGCAGTGGCGGTCTGATTCAGGGCAAGCAATACATGCTGTCGCTGACCTGGAACGCGCCGCAGCAAGCCTTCGATGACCCGACGGATTTCTTCGAAGCCAAAGGCGTGGACGCGGTGTACTTCCCGTTCCACAAGGCCAACGAGTTTCTGGGCATGACCGCGTTGCCGACCTTCCTCTGCGTCGACGTCATGAAGCGTCCGAACATCGAGAACGATGTGGCGCGTTATGAGCAGCATCTGACTGAGGTGTTTGGCCTCAAGGCCTGATGGGTTTCGGGCTACTATCCGGGTTACAGCAAAAGATCGCAGCCTTCGGCAGCTCCTACAGTGGGCATGGCGACAGGCTGCGATCGGCGATTCCAGCGAGGACACCCGTGAAAGCCAGATCCGATGAGTTGCAGATTTTCGTCTGCGTAATCGAATGCGGTTCGATATCCGCCGCCGCCGAGCAGGTGGGGCAGACGCCGTCGGCCGTCAGTCGCACGTTATCGAAGCTCGAAGCCAAGCTCGACACCACGCTGATCAACCGCACCACGCGGCGCATGGACCTGACCGAGGAGGGCAAGTATTTCTTCGAACAGGCCAAGCTGATTCTCGATCAGATGGAGCAACTCGAAGAACGCCTGTCTTCGCGCCAGCAAACTCCTCCGGACGCCTGCGCATCAACGCCGCCTCGCCGTTCATGCTCCACGCCATCGTCCCCTACATCGACGAATTCCGGCAGCTGTATCCGGACATTCAGCTCGAACTCAACAGCAATGACCTGATCATTGACCTGCTGGAACAAAGCACCGACGTCGCCATCCGCATCGGCACCCTCGCCGATTCGACGCTGCACGCGCGTTCGCTCGGTTGCAGTCCGTTATTGATCGTCGCCAGCCCTTCGTACCTGAAAAAACACGGTGCGCCCCGGCAGGTCGCAGACCTGAGTGAACACACGCTGCTCGGCTTCACCCACAACGAAGGCCTCAACCAATGGCCGCTGCGCTATGTGCACGGCGACCGCTGGCCGATCAACCCGGCGATCAGCGCCTCCAGCGGCGAGACCGTTCGCCATTTGGTGCTGGAAGGGCAGGGCATCGCTTGTCTGTCGCACTTCATGACGATCGACGATATTCGCGCCGGACGCCTGAAAGTCCTGCTCGGCGAATTCAACAGCGGCTACCGCCAGCCGATCAACGCGGTGTACTACCGCAACTCGCAACTGGCGTTGCGCATCCAGTGCTTCCTCGACTTTATCCAGAGCAAACTCGCTGCCTACGCCAGCGCCGAATTCAAGGGCTGATTCGTGATCCCTAAGCAAGAGTGAATTGGCCGAGAGCGGGTTTTTCGCCTGAGTTCATCGGCCGATACTCGCTGCATCACTTATTCACGCAGGGAGTTACTCCATGAACGTATTCGTTACCGGCGCTGCCGGTTTTATCGGCGGTTCCATCGCCACCGGCCTGGTGCAGGCCGGGCACAAAGTTACGGGTCTGGTGCGCAGCGCGGAGCAGGCGGATGAGCTGAAAGCATTGGGCATGCATGCGGTGATCGGCACCCTCGATGACAGCCAATTGCTGGCGCAACAGGCGCGTGCTGCCGATGCCGTCATCAACGCTGCCAGCAGCGATCATCGCGGTGCGGTGGAAGCGTTGCTCGATGCTTTGCGCGGCTCGAATAAAGTCTTTCTGCACACCAGCGGTTCGAGCATTGTCGGCGATGCCTCCGGCGGCAAATCCAGCGATGTCATCTATTACGAAGACAATCTGCCGGAACCGACCGTCGATAAGGCGGCGCGCGTGGCCATCGACAACCTCGTGCTCGCGGCGGCGCAGGATGGCGTGAACTCGGCGGTGATCTGCAACACCCTGATCTACGGCCACAGCCTGGGCGTCAACCGCGACAGCGTGCAACTGCCGCGACTGCTGAAACAGGCGCGCAAGAGCGGCGTCGTTCGCCACGTCGGCAGCGGCCAGAACATCTGGTCCAACGTGCACATCGAAGACGTCGTCGCCCTGTATTCACTGGCGCTGACCCAAAACGTGCCGGGCACTTTCTACTTTGTCGAGAGCGGTGAAGCATCGTTCATCGACATGACCACCGCCATGGCTGAAGCCCTCGATCTGGGCCAGCCGCAAGACTGGCCGCTGCAGGACGCCGAAGCCGAATGGGGCTATGAAATGGCTAATTACGGCCTCGGCTCCAACAGCCGCGTACGCGGCAAACACGCCCGCGACCTGCTGGGCTGGACGCCAAAGCGCACGTCGGTGGTGGAATGGATTCGTAACGAAATGGTGTGAGTTCAGCGCGCACCGAGTGAAGCATTCGCGAGCGGGCTCGCTCCCACAAGTTGACCGCGTTCTGCCTGAAAGAATGCAGTCCAAACTGTGGGAGCGAGCCTGCTCGCGAATGCGGTGGGTCAGCCAATGAAGATGTCGGATGTGATGACGCCTTCGCGAGCAAGCCCGCTCCCACCGGTTGACCGCATTCTGCCAGAAGGAAGGTGATCAAAAACTGTAGGAGTGAGCCTGCTCGCGATAGCGTCGTGTCAGTCAAATGATCTTGTTTTGACCCACCGCAATCGCAAGCAGGCTCACTCCTACAGGTTGAACGCGGTCTGCCTGAAGGAATGCGATCAAAATGTGGGAGCGGGCTTGCTCGCGAAAGCGGCGGGTCAGGCAATGAAGATGTTGAATGTGAAGCCGTCTTCGCGAGCCGGCTCGCTCCCACAGGTGACCGCGTTCTGCCAGAAGGAATGCGATCAAAATGTGGGAGCGGGCTTGCTCGCGAAAGCGGTAGGTCAGGCAATGAAGATGTTGAATGTGAAGCCGTCTTCGCGAGCAAGCTCGCTCCCACAGGTGACCGCGGTCTGCCAGAAGGAATGCGATCAAAATGTGGGAGCGGGCTTGCTCGCGAAAGCGGCGGGTCAGGCAATGAAGATGTTGGATGTGAAGCCGCCTTCGCGAGCAAGCTCGCTCCCACAGATGACCGCGGTCTGCCTGAAGGAAATGCGATCAAAATGTGGGAGCGGGCTTGCTCGCGAAAGCGGTAGGTCAGGCAATGAAGATGTTGAATGTGAAGCCGTCTTCGCGAGCAGGCTCGCTCCCACAGGTGACCGCGTTCTGCCAGAAGGAATGCGATCAAAATGTGGGAGCGGGCTTGCTCGCGAAAGCGGCGGGTCAGGCAATGAAGATGTTGAATGTGAAGCCGTCTTCGCGAGCAGGCTCGCTCCCACAGGTGACCGCGTTCTGCCAGAAGGAATGCGATCAAAATGTGGGAGCGGGCTTGCTCGCGAAAGCGGTAGGTCAGGCAATGAAGATGTTGAATGTGAAGCCGTCTTCGCGAGCAAGCTCGCTCCCACAGGTGACCGCGGTCTGCCAGAAGGAATGCGATCAAAATGTGGGAGCGGGCTTGCTCGCGAAAGCGGCGGGTCAGGCAATGAAGATGTTGGATGTGAAGCCGCCTTCGCGAGCAAGCTCACTCCTACAGATTGAACGCGGTCTGCCTGAAGGAATGCGATCAAAATGTGGGAGCGGGCTTGCTCGCGAAAGCGGCGGGTCAGGCAATGAAGATGTTGAATGTGAAGCCGCCTTCGCGAGCCGGCTCGCTCCCACAGGGTTATGTGGTGATCTGGAAAGCCATGAAAATCCCGCCCTCCGATTTTCATTAATCACGACACGTCATACTCACCAGCGACACGCCTTGTCTCTCCACGAAAATTACTTTCATGTGGTTTGAAATCTCTTTCTCGAAATGATTTATGAGTTTCACAACCCATTCGAACGTGACCCTTTCGAGGAGTACCGCATGACGCCTTCCTTCGGCTATTGGCTGCTGGTCTATGCCGCCGTGGCCATCATCGCGCTGATCGTGTTGATCGCCCGTTACCGGCTCAATCCGTTCATTGTCATCACCCTGATTTCCCTAGGCCTGGCGCTGGTCGCCGGGATGCCGCCGTCGGCGGTGGTCGGTGCGTATGAGGCTGGCGTCGGCAAGACGCTGGGGCATATTGCGCTGGTGGTGGCGTTGGGGACGATGCTCGGCAAGATGATGGCCGAGTCCGGTGGGGCCGAGCAGATGGCGCGCACGCTGATCGAGCGATTCGGCGAGAAGAACGCGCATTGGGCGATGGTCTGCATCGCTTTTCTGGTCGGGCTGCCGCTGTTTTTCGAAGTCGGTTTCGTATTGCTGGTACCGATTGCCTTTACCGTGGCGCGGCGCGTCGGCGTGTCGATTCTGATGGTCGGGCTGCCGATGGTGGCTGGCCTTTCGGTGGTGCATGCGCTGGTGCCGCCGCACCCGGCGGCGATGCTCGCGGTGCAGGCCTATCAGGCCTCGGTCGGGCAGACCTTGCTGTACGCGATCGCGATCGGCATTCCGACCGCAATCATCGCCGGGCCCCTGTACGCCAAGTTCATCGTGCCGCGCATTCAATTGCCGACGGACAACCCGCTGGAAAAGCAATTTCTCGACCGTGAACCGCG contains:
- a CDS encoding GntP family permease, with translation MTPSFGYWLLVYAAVAIIALIVLIARYRLNPFIVITLISLGLALVAGMPPSAVVGAYEAGVGKTLGHIALVVALGTMLGKMMAESGGAEQMARTLIERFGEKNAHWAMVCIAFLVGLPLFFEVGFVLLVPIAFTVARRVGVSILMVGLPMVAGLSVVHALVPPHPAAMLAVQAYQASVGQTLLYAIAIGIPTAIIAGPLYAKFIVPRIQLPTDNPLEKQFLDREPRDKLPGFGITMATILLPVVLMLIGGWANLISTPGSAFNQFLLFIGNSVIALLLATLLSFWTLGIAQGFNRESILKFTNECLAPTASITLLVGAGGGLNRILVDAGVTDQIVGLAHEFHLSPLIMGWLFAALMRVATGSATVAMTTASGVVAPVAIGLGYPHPELLVLATGAGSVIFSHVNDGGFWLIKEYFNMTVAQTFKTWTVLETLISLVAFALTVGLSYLL
- a CDS encoding NAD(P)H-dependent oxidoreductase — protein: MKKVLLLNGGKKFAHSDGRYNTTLHETALSVLDRGGVDVKTTFIDDGYDVAEEVAKFLWADVIIYQMPGWWMGAPWTVKKYIDEVFTEGHGSLYASDGRTRSDASQKYGSGGLIQGKQYMLSLTWNAPQQAFDDPTDFFEAKGVDAVYFPFHKANEFLGMTALPTFLCVDVMKRPNIENDVARYEQHLTEVFGLKA
- a CDS encoding NAD-dependent epimerase/dehydratase family protein, with amino-acid sequence MNVFVTGAAGFIGGSIATGLVQAGHKVTGLVRSAEQADELKALGMHAVIGTLDDSQLLAQQARAADAVINAASSDHRGAVEALLDALRGSNKVFLHTSGSSIVGDASGGKSSDVIYYEDNLPEPTVDKAARVAIDNLVLAAAQDGVNSAVICNTLIYGHSLGVNRDSVQLPRLLKQARKSGVVRHVGSGQNIWSNVHIEDVVALYSLALTQNVPGTFYFVESGEASFIDMTTAMAEALDLGQPQDWPLQDAEAEWGYEMANYGLGSNSRVRGKHARDLLGWTPKRTSVVEWIRNEMV